Proteins co-encoded in one Hymenobacter swuensis DY53 genomic window:
- the bshA gene encoding N-acetyl-alpha-D-glucosaminyl L-malate synthase BshA has product MNIGIVCYPTFGGSGVVATELGKALAQRGHRVHFITYSQPVRLDFFNENLFYHEVYIPPYPLFQFPPYELALASKMVDIVQNEKLDVLHVHYAIPHASAAYMAKQILLTRGIRIPVVTTLHGTDITLVGKDASYEPVVTFSINQSDGVTAVSADLRKETYEYFAIEKDIEVIPNFINLLRFQKQDKAHFKAAIAPNGEKLLVHTSNFRSVKRVEDVVQIFAGVRKQIPAKLLLVGDGPDRPRIEKLCREIGYCDDIRFLGKLEAVEEVLSIADLFLMPSEKESFGLAALEAMACEVPVVSTNAGGIPELNEHGITGMTSEIGDVPDMVKNALFVLEDENLPRFKAAARAHAETFAVENIVPLYEACYQRAIAAALVTA; this is encoded by the coding sequence CAGCGCGGCCACCGCGTGCATTTTATCACCTACAGCCAGCCGGTGCGTCTCGATTTCTTTAACGAGAACCTGTTCTACCACGAGGTCTACATTCCGCCCTACCCGCTGTTCCAGTTCCCGCCCTACGAGCTGGCCCTGGCCTCCAAAATGGTGGACATTGTGCAGAATGAGAAGCTGGACGTGCTGCACGTGCACTACGCCATTCCGCACGCCTCGGCGGCCTACATGGCCAAGCAGATTCTGCTCACTCGCGGCATTCGCATTCCAGTCGTCACCACCCTGCACGGCACCGATATTACCCTGGTGGGCAAAGATGCCAGCTACGAGCCGGTGGTCACGTTCAGCATCAACCAGTCGGACGGGGTAACGGCCGTTTCGGCTGACCTGCGCAAGGAAACCTACGAGTACTTCGCCATTGAGAAGGACATTGAGGTGATTCCGAACTTCATCAACCTGCTGCGTTTTCAGAAGCAGGACAAAGCCCATTTCAAGGCCGCCATTGCACCGAATGGGGAGAAGCTGCTGGTACACACCAGCAACTTCCGCTCGGTGAAACGGGTGGAAGACGTGGTACAGATCTTTGCCGGGGTACGCAAGCAGATTCCCGCCAAGCTCCTGCTCGTCGGTGACGGTCCCGACCGGCCGCGCATCGAGAAGCTCTGCCGCGAAATAGGGTATTGCGACGATATCCGGTTTCTGGGTAAGCTGGAGGCCGTGGAGGAAGTCCTCAGCATTGCCGATCTGTTCCTGATGCCCTCCGAAAAGGAAAGCTTTGGGCTGGCCGCACTGGAAGCTATGGCCTGCGAGGTGCCCGTAGTCAGCACCAACGCCGGCGGTATCCCGGAGTTGAACGAGCACGGTATCACCGGCATGACCAGCGAAATCGGTGACGTGCCCGACATGGTAAAAAATGCCCTGTTTGTGCTGGAAGATGAGAACCTGCCCCGCTTTAAAGCCGCTGCCCGCGCCCACGCCGAAACCTTCGCCGTGGAGAATATCGTCCCGCTCTATGAAGCCTGCTACCAGCGCGCCATTGCGGCAGCTCTGGTAACGGCGTAG